The window AGCCGGTCTTCTTTATCAAGCATGGGGATAGCATTGAGCTAACGAAAGAAAGAAAGGCTCTCTCAGGCCTTGCCTGCTCATTCGATCCAGCATACGAGCCAGAAGGAAAATCCATCCTTATTGACCCAGGCCATGGCGGCTCAGACCAAGGCTTTTCTGCAAATGGCATCATCGAGTCAGAAGCAGTTACTGCTCTGGCCCAGCTCATCCCTGGGGAAAAAACACGGGAAACGAACAGGGATCTAAGCCTTGAAGAGCGGCTCCAAAAAGCAGAGCATGCAGACACCACCCTCAGCCTGCATCTCGGGCAAGCATCCCCTTCATCCTCGCCTATCAAAGTCTTCTTTTCTACAGCATCCTCTCCTCAAACAAAAGACCTTGCCTGCAGGCTCGCATCCAGGCTCGAAGATGCTCTCCCAAACACAGGCGCAGCTATACTTCCGGTCATTCCCCAGGATTTGGATCCCAATGACCCCAAAAAAATACTCCTTGATGGAAAAACTGCAGTGCTCATAGAGCTCGGGAATGTAAACAATGCAGATTTTGTCAGTGAATTCAACCAGCAAAAAGGTGAGATTGCAAATGCGATGGTTTCAGGCCTCTCGTAAAGCCCTGCTTGGAGAAAACCTCGATATGGTGATCATCATACCTCTTATTGCTATCATTGTCTTTACTGTTGTCTCTGTTGCAAACGCTTCTCTTGCAAAAAGGCTCGATACAAACTACCTTGAAGAGCGCCTCCTTACAGAGCAGGTCATTGCCTCGCTTGCATATACCGATTCAACGGGTTACACCATGCCAAACTCTGTTGACCTTGGCCTCTTCCGGCAGGAACTCCTGCCAGCCCAACGCAGCTTCAG of the Candidatus Nanoarchaeia archaeon genome contains:
- a CDS encoding N-acetylmuramoyl-L-alanine amidase; its protein translation is MAIRKLKSLHKKGNALELVIPPIFQILLPILLVMLPLLAYTNSLSDNKTFEKEFLANDIALTITSLASLNADAELSYLPEPGFTAIIQENNVRVVRGRDPLASTAAFSAPSHIHVLPAEVSLNEPVFFIKHGDSIELTKERKALSGLACSFDPAYEPEGKSILIDPGHGGSDQGFSANGIIESEAVTALAQLIPGEKTRETNRDLSLEERLQKAEHADTTLSLHLGQASPSSSPIKVFFSTASSPQTKDLACRLASRLEDALPNTGAAILPVIPQDLDPNDPKKILLDGKTAVLIELGNVNNADFVSEFNQQKGEIANAMVSGLS